In one Notolabrus celidotus isolate fNotCel1 chromosome 1, fNotCel1.pri, whole genome shotgun sequence genomic region, the following are encoded:
- the ppp1r3db gene encoding protein phosphatase 1 regulatory subunit 3D has product MTDLIERVSDVRIMAGAREKWQQKDSGERTGTQPQFINTSRGIFTPKITTIRLRDIYDPKPPPLKVPVRIRPPGPRPPSAKELNLKQSMPSDPPTKTIMRRRTQSLPPPTMRKKELRSLQVRFVDSLGLELEEVKVFKAKEHPLIPPHVMFRLLMSSELAFGKSLELSLPYFKPCFPENMGTDPDFLKRLSTQGVCLEQVLCSEQGITGTIQVLNLAYEKKVTVHYSFTNWRTHTETTASWLSSRYGGDCNDPQTDVFRFRLPVPPFILQPGALLEFAVCYLVTGCEYWDNNNGQNYKMSCHSYKVTVPRECEDSMLHFT; this is encoded by the exons atgactgacttgattgagag GGTGTCCGATGTGAGGATCATGGCTGGGGCACGTGAGAAGTGGCAGCAGAAAGATTCTGGTGAAAGGACTGGGACCCAGCCTCAGTTCATCAACACCTCCAGAGGTATATTCACGCCTAAAATCACCACCATTCGTCTGCGAGACATTTATGATCCTAAGCCTCCACCTCTTAAAGTTCCAGTTCGGATTCGGCCCCCAGGTCCAAGACCTCCTTCTGCAAAGGAGCTCAATTTAAAACAAAGCATGCCCAGTGATCCTCCAACAAAGACCATCATGAGGAGAAGAACTcagtctcttcctcctccaacaATGAGGAAGAAAGAGCTCAGGAGCCTGCAGGTGCGCTTTGTGGACTCACTGGGACTTGAGTTAGAAGAGGTCAAGGTCTTTAAGGCTAAAGAGCACCCATTAATACCCCCTCATGTAATGTTTAGGCTACTGATGAGTTCTGAACTTGCTTTTGGGAAGTCATTGGAGCTGTCCTTGCCTTACTTCAAACCTTGTTTCCCTGAGAATATGGGGACTGATCCTGACTTTCTAAAGAGGCTCAGTACTCAGGGTGTGTGTCTGGAACAGGTCCTGTGTTCAGAGCAGGGGATCACAGGCACCATACAGGTACTTAATTTAGCTTATGAGAAAAAGGTCACAGTTCACTATTCTTTCACCAActggagaacacacacagaaacgaCAGCATCATGGCTGTCGAGCAGATATGGAGGAGACTGCAATGATCCACAGACAGATGTCTTCAGGTTTCGTCTGCCTGTGCCGCCCTTCATCCTGCAGCCAGGAGCTCTTTTAGAGTTTGCCGTCTGCTACTTGGTGACAGGATGTGAGTACTGGGACAACAACAATGGACAAAACTACAAAATGTCATGCCACAGCTACAAGGTGACTGTGCCGAGGGAGTGTGAGGACAGCATGCTGCACTTTACCTGA